Below is a genomic region from candidate division KSB1 bacterium.
GTAAGGGCACCACGGATGAATACAAAGTGGAAGAAGAGATTAAGACCGAAACTTAGTGAGAAGGTGCTTTAATTTATTAAAAGGAACCTACCTGGGTAAGGCATTGGTCGTCTACGCGCCTAACATCTTCGAAAACGATGGGACTATAAAACTTTGATCCAAACTTTTCTTCTTCTTGGGCCATCGAATTCGCAGAAAAAGACCGATTGCCAAGTGCCAAATTTCGGCCGACCGTTTTCGATGATGATCGAAATTGAGCATCCCACCAGGCTGGATTTTATGTGAGCTGCAGAGTTTCCTTCAACATGGGCATAATGATCGTTAAACGGGATCGTTTTGTTCAATTCTTTCAGTATATCCACTGCTACATTCGGATCGGTGTTCTCGTTGATGATAATTCCCGCAGTGGTATGGGGCACAAATACGCAACAAATGCCATCTTTCACGCCGCTCTCGGCAATCGCTTCGCGGATCAAATGATCGATGTTAACCAGTTCCGTCCGAGACGAAGTGGATATCGAGTACTCAAGCGTTTTGGACACAGGATCTTTCCTCCCGATTTGATTCAATTTGAATTTGGCTTATCCAGCATGACCTTTGCTTTGGCTTTTGCATTCGGCTTAATGGTTGCAATCGAAAAATCTTCGAGCTATTGAATTCTGGATTTCAGCATTGAGCTGAAATGGATTTTCAAAGTCAAAGATATTGAAACTATCTTGTCTCTTCCTCGCCAGACCGATAAGATTTTCATTTGGCATTTTTCATCAAGTTTTTCGCTCCTTTTTCTTAGCCGCCGGAAACAGAATATTATTCAAAATCAATCGATAGCCAGGGGAATTTTTATGCAGCGACAATTGGGTCTCTGGATCACCGACGAAATGCTGGTAATCTTCAGGGTCGTGACCGCCATAAAACGTGAAAGTCCCCCGTCCAATATTGCCGTGAATGTATTTCACCTGCTCAGTGCCTTCGGATTCCGCCATGATGACCACGGACTTTTTGATGAGACTCTTTTTAAACCCTGTGGTTTGTCCCATAAAACCCTTGATCACTGACACATGATTTTGCGTCAGCATGGTAGGAACGGGGTCCCATTTAGCTGAAAAATCGAACAGCGTAAAATAATCGCTCTCTGGTCGCCGCAGGATGGGGTTATCGCTGGGAGGAATATCGATATCGGAGAATTCATAGATCATGGGATCGGTGATGACTTTGAAATTTTCGAACGCATAGCATTTGTTGAAATCGAGTTTTTGCTGGCAATTTGGATCGATGGGGTCACCATCAAATACCGCATCGCAAATATCCGTGCCTTCTGCAGCAAGGGCGATGTCGTAAGTGTCGGTTCCCGAACACATGGCAAAAAGAAATCCGCCTCGCAGCACATATTCATGAATCATCTTCGCCACAGCCAATTTCAATTGCGATACCTTTTTAAATCCCATCTCCTTTGCCATCGCCTCGTTAATTTGAACCATCTCGATATACCAAG
It encodes:
- a CDS encoding secondary thiamine-phosphate synthase enzyme YjbQ — encoded protein: MSKTLEYSISTSSRTELVNIDHLIREAIAESGVKDGICCVFVPHTTAGIIINENTDPNVAVDILKELNKTIPFNDHYAHVEGNSAAHIKSSLVGCSISIIIENGRPKFGTWQSVFFCEFDGPRRRKVWIKVL
- a CDS encoding asparagine synthetase B codes for the protein MIIFSTPAFSQKILIPMDLKQTDHLKAYGVAYWTLQKGINVEWLLNYRGGSFLTDYNAAIERELRIRGVSYENISGTQAAQIYATIEENNMEVVLLEKAPEIAIYQSPRETKWDDAVALALDYAEVPYTKLWDKEVLRGELEKYDWLHLHHEDFTGQYGKFYRNYRNAPWYIEMVQINEAMAKEMGFKKVSQLKLAVAKMIHEYVLRGGFLFAMCSGTDTYDIALAAEGTDICDAVFDGDPIDPNCQQKLDFNKCYAFENFKVITDPMIYEFSDIDIPPSDNPILRRPESDYFTLFDFSAKWDPVPTMLTQNHVSVIKGFMGQTTGFKKSLIKKSVVIMAESEGTEQVKYIHGNIGRGTFTFYGGHDPEDYQHFVGDPETQLSLHKNSPGYRLILNNILFPAAKKKERKT